One window from the genome of Betaproteobacteria bacterium encodes:
- the alaS gene encoding alanine--tRNA ligase, with amino-acid sequence MKTSEIRKKFIDFFVSQGHQPVASSPLVPGNDPTLLFTNAGMVQFKDVFLGTEKRAYNRAVTSQRCVRAGGKHNDLENVGYTARHHTFFEMLGNFSFGDYFKKDAIRFAWELVTQVYGIPKEKLWTTVYVTDDEAYDIWTKDIGVAPDRCIRIGDKPGGRKFESDNFWQMADTGPCGPCSEIFFDHGPGIEGGPPGSPDAEGDRYIEIWNLVFMQFNRNEAGTMHPLPKPSVDTGMGLERLTAVLQHVHSNYEIDLFEALVKAAARETGCADLKSPSLRVIADHIRACAFLICDGVIPGNEGRGYVLRRIARRAMRHGYKLGQKHPFFYKLVADLSAQMGDAYPELRETEGRVTATLRQEEERFGETLENGMAILDAALAGGRKELDGDTAFKLYDTYGFPVDLTADIGRERGFSVDMLAFDAAMTAQQGRSRAASKFKAGVQLEYSGAKTRFDGYDTLSEEGRVVALYCEGSPVKSLSAGESGVVVLDRTPFYAESGGQVGDRGELTKGGVCLTLFAVEDTQKIQPEVFGHYGTVKTGELAVGDTVAAQVDLDKRVRTMRHHSATHLMHKALRAVLGPHVAQKGSLVDEDKTRFDFSHNAPMTAAEMRRVEEFVNAEILANAATLARVMPIDEAQKIGATMLFGEKYGDVVRVLDIGTSREFCGGTHVARTGDIGYFRVVSEGGVAAGIRRVEAIAGSVALAQAQADRDRLARAADALKAQPQEIDAKIAQVVENVKALEKEVAKLKGQLAAGKLDDVLAAGMRNIKGVKTIAMVLDGADAGMLRDSLDKVKERLGSGVALLASVADGKVSLIAGVTKDLTGKVKAGEMVNFVAQQVGGKGGGRPDMAQAGGTNPAGLKDALLSLEAWLTDRL; translated from the coding sequence ATGAAAACCAGCGAAATCCGCAAGAAATTCATCGATTTCTTCGTCTCCCAGGGCCACCAGCCCGTGGCGTCCAGTCCGCTGGTCCCGGGAAATGATCCCACGCTCCTTTTCACCAACGCCGGCATGGTCCAGTTCAAGGACGTCTTCCTCGGCACCGAGAAGCGCGCCTACAACCGCGCTGTCACCTCGCAGCGCTGTGTGCGCGCCGGTGGCAAGCACAACGACCTGGAGAACGTGGGCTACACCGCGCGCCACCACACGTTCTTCGAGATGCTGGGCAACTTCAGCTTCGGGGACTACTTCAAGAAGGACGCCATCCGCTTCGCCTGGGAGCTGGTCACGCAGGTGTACGGGATCCCGAAGGAAAAGCTCTGGACCACCGTGTACGTGACGGACGACGAGGCCTACGACATCTGGACGAAGGACATCGGCGTCGCGCCGGATCGCTGCATCCGGATCGGCGACAAGCCCGGCGGCAGGAAGTTCGAGAGCGACAACTTCTGGCAGATGGCCGATACGGGGCCCTGCGGTCCGTGCTCGGAGATCTTCTTCGACCATGGCCCGGGAATCGAAGGCGGCCCGCCGGGCTCGCCCGATGCCGAGGGCGACCGCTACATCGAGATCTGGAACCTCGTCTTCATGCAGTTCAATCGCAACGAGGCGGGCACGATGCATCCGCTGCCCAAGCCTTCGGTCGATACGGGCATGGGCCTCGAGCGGCTGACCGCTGTGCTGCAGCACGTCCATTCGAATTACGAAATCGACCTCTTCGAGGCGCTGGTCAAGGCCGCGGCGCGTGAGACGGGTTGCGCGGACCTCAAATCGCCCTCGCTTCGCGTCATCGCGGACCATATCCGCGCCTGCGCATTCCTGATCTGCGACGGCGTCATTCCGGGCAACGAGGGCAGGGGATACGTCCTGCGCCGGATCGCCCGCCGCGCCATGCGCCACGGCTACAAGCTGGGGCAGAAGCACCCGTTCTTCTACAAGCTCGTGGCCGACCTCTCGGCGCAGATGGGAGACGCCTATCCGGAGCTTCGCGAGACCGAGGGGCGGGTGACCGCCACGCTGCGGCAGGAAGAAGAGCGCTTCGGCGAGACGCTGGAAAACGGCATGGCGATTCTCGATGCCGCGCTGGCCGGCGGGCGCAAGGAGCTCGACGGCGATACTGCCTTCAAGCTCTACGACACCTACGGCTTCCCCGTCGATCTCACCGCCGACATCGGCCGCGAGCGCGGTTTTTCCGTGGACATGTTGGCCTTCGATGCGGCCATGACTGCGCAGCAGGGACGCTCGCGCGCCGCCAGCAAGTTCAAGGCCGGCGTGCAGCTCGAGTACAGCGGCGCGAAGACGCGCTTCGACGGCTACGACACGCTTTCGGAGGAAGGCCGGGTGGTGGCGCTCTACTGCGAAGGCAGCCCCGTGAAGAGCCTCTCGGCGGGCGAATCCGGCGTGGTCGTCCTCGACCGCACGCCCTTCTACGCGGAGTCCGGGGGCCAGGTGGGCGATCGTGGGGAACTCACCAAGGGCGGCGTATGCCTCACGCTCTTCGCGGTGGAGGACACCCAGAAGATCCAGCCCGAGGTCTTCGGCCACTACGGCACCGTGAAGACGGGCGAGCTGGCGGTGGGCGACACGGTTGCGGCGCAGGTCGACCTGGACAAGCGGGTGCGCACGATGCGCCACCACTCGGCCACGCACCTCATGCACAAGGCGCTGCGCGCAGTGCTCGGCCCTCACGTCGCGCAGAAAGGCTCGCTGGTCGATGAGGACAAGACCCGATTCGACTTCAGCCACAATGCGCCGATGACGGCCGCCGAAATGCGCCGCGTCGAGGAATTCGTGAACGCGGAGATACTGGCCAACGCTGCCACGCTGGCGCGCGTCATGCCCATCGACGAGGCGCAGAAGATCGGCGCGACGATGCTCTTCGGCGAAAAGTACGGCGACGTGGTGCGGGTGCTCGACATAGGGACCTCGCGCGAATTCTGCGGCGGCACGCACGTTGCGCGTACCGGGGACATCGGCTACTTCCGCGTCGTGTCCGAGGGGGGCGTTGCGGCGGGAATCCGCCGCGTGGAAGCGATCGCCGGAAGCGTGGCCCTGGCGCAGGCGCAGGCCGACCGGGATAGACTCGCCCGCGCGGCCGACGCCCTCAAGGCCCAGCCGCAGGAGATCGACGCGAAGATCGCGCAGGTCGTCGAGAACGTGAAGGCGCTCGAAAAGGAAGTGGCGAAACTGAAGGGCCAGCTCGCGGCCGGCAAGCTCGATGACGTGCTCGCGGCCGGGATGCGGAACATCAAGGGAGTCAAGACCATTGCCATGGTGCTGGATGGCGCCGATGCCGGAATGCTTCGCGACTCCCTCGACAAGGTGAAGGAGCGCTTGGGCAGCGGCGTGGCCCTGCTGGCCTCGGTGGCCGATGGCAAGGTGTCGCTCATCGCGGGCGTCACGAAGGACCTCACGGGCAAGGTCAAGGCGGGCGAAATGGTGAACTTCGTCGCCCAGCAGGTGGGCGGCAAGGGCGGGGGGCGGCCCGACATGGCGCAGGCGGGGGGCACCAATCCCGCGGGGCTCAAGGATGCACTGTTGTCCCTGGAGGCTTGGCTCACCGACAGGCTCTGA
- the lpdA gene encoding dihydrolipoyl dehydrogenase gives MATLEIKVPDIGDFKDVPVIEILVKPGDEVKKEASLVTLESDKATMEVPSTHSGTVKELKVKVGDRLSEGSVILLLESAEAAQAPAASAAAPAAAAPAPAASRKPPPGGQASLREALTSTLASLDADLHAEVLVLGAGPGGYTAAFRAADLGRKVVLVERYATLGGVCLNVGCIPSKALLHAAKVIADAQDMAHHGVSFGEPKIDLDGVRKFKDGVVAKLTKGLSGLAKARKVTVVEGRAQFASPHTLEVETKDGRKVVSFDHCIIAAGSQSAKIPGLPYDDPRLMDSTGALELKDVPKRLLIIGGGIIGLEMATVYDALGSKVTVVEFMDRLIPGADPDIVKPLAKRIEKRYEKILLKTKVAKVEAAKEGLRATFESADGASPAPAPETYDRILLAVGRRPNGKNIAAEKAGVAVNDRGWIPVDNQMRTNVPHIYAIGDIVGEPMLAHKATHEGKLAAEVIAGMAHHVWEARTIPSVAYTDPEIAWMGLSEPEAKAKGVEYEKAVFPWAASGRAIGMGREEGITKILFEKGSKRILGAGIVGINAGELIAETVLALEMGADAEDIGLTIHPHPTLSETIFFGAEIAEGSITDMMPAKK, from the coding sequence ATGGCCACCCTCGAGATCAAGGTCCCCGACATCGGCGACTTCAAGGACGTCCCGGTGATCGAAATCCTCGTGAAGCCGGGCGATGAGGTGAAGAAGGAGGCGTCCCTCGTCACGCTCGAATCCGACAAGGCGACGATGGAGGTGCCCTCGACGCATTCGGGCACGGTGAAGGAACTCAAGGTCAAGGTGGGCGACCGTCTCTCCGAAGGCTCGGTGATCCTGCTGCTCGAGAGCGCGGAGGCGGCCCAGGCGCCGGCGGCTTCCGCCGCGGCCCCCGCTGCCGCGGCGCCCGCCCCGGCAGCCTCGCGGAAGCCGCCGCCGGGTGGACAGGCCTCGCTGCGCGAAGCCCTGACCTCGACACTGGCGAGCCTGGACGCGGACCTGCACGCGGAGGTCCTCGTCCTGGGCGCCGGCCCCGGCGGCTACACCGCGGCATTCCGCGCGGCCGACCTCGGCAGGAAGGTCGTCCTGGTCGAGCGCTATGCCACGCTGGGCGGCGTGTGCCTGAACGTCGGGTGCATCCCGTCGAAGGCGCTGCTGCATGCGGCCAAGGTCATCGCCGATGCCCAGGACATGGCGCACCACGGCGTGTCCTTCGGCGAGCCGAAGATCGATCTCGACGGCGTGCGCAAGTTCAAGGACGGGGTGGTGGCCAAGCTCACCAAGGGTCTTTCGGGGCTGGCCAAGGCGCGCAAGGTGACGGTCGTGGAGGGCCGCGCGCAGTTCGCCTCGCCGCATACGCTCGAGGTCGAGACGAAGGACGGGCGCAAGGTGGTCTCCTTCGACCACTGCATCATCGCGGCCGGCTCGCAGTCGGCGAAGATTCCCGGCCTGCCCTACGACGACCCGCGCCTGATGGATTCCACGGGCGCGCTGGAGCTGAAGGACGTCCCGAAGCGCCTTCTCATCATCGGCGGCGGCATCATCGGCCTGGAAATGGCGACGGTGTACGACGCGCTCGGTTCGAAGGTGACCGTGGTCGAGTTCATGGACCGGCTCATTCCCGGCGCGGATCCCGACATCGTGAAACCGCTCGCGAAGCGCATCGAGAAGCGCTACGAGAAGATCCTGCTGAAGACCAAGGTCGCGAAGGTCGAGGCGGCGAAGGAAGGACTGCGCGCCACATTCGAAAGCGCCGACGGTGCATCTCCGGCCCCGGCGCCGGAAACCTACGACCGCATCCTGCTGGCCGTCGGCCGCCGGCCCAACGGGAAGAACATCGCCGCGGAAAAGGCGGGCGTCGCCGTGAACGACCGCGGATGGATTCCCGTCGACAACCAGATGCGCACCAACGTGCCGCACATCTACGCCATCGGCGACATCGTGGGCGAGCCCATGCTCGCGCACAAGGCGACGCACGAGGGCAAGCTCGCGGCGGAGGTGATCGCCGGCATGGCGCATCACGTGTGGGAGGCGCGCACGATCCCGAGCGTGGCCTACACCGATCCGGAGATCGCCTGGATGGGGCTCTCGGAGCCCGAGGCAAAGGCGAAGGGCGTGGAATACGAGAAGGCCGTGTTCCCGTGGGCCGCGAGCGGCCGCGCAATCGGCATGGGCCGCGAGGAAGGCATCACGAAGATACTGTTCGAGAAGGGCTCGAAGCGCATCCTGGGCGCGGGAATCGTCGGCATCAACGCGGGCGAACTCATCGCGGAGACCGTCCTGGCCCTCGAGATGGGCGCGGACGCCGAGGACATCGGCCTCACCATCCATCCGCACCCGACGCTGTCGGAGACCATTTTCTTCGGCGCCGAGATCGCGGAAGGTTCGATCACCGACATGATGCCGGCGAAGAAATAG
- a CDS encoding GAF domain-containing protein, which translates to MKARHESRATCTSGLAQVEGHEEEVALAVADLLEAMGEAVAIDDPGSLYTYPVPMLAEDGACSMLDELAPVPYDLTGILGGRGEQATRRLALLERLVERAQETTGSDWVGIYQRRANAAGEPVLVKLSYVGRPSRAEFPLTPEFAAGSTNSSVGLTGRALVIDDVKEHLKAGGGFYVCDDQVQSEACLPLLDEARNVVGIVDAEAKPRSFYGPVRLATLAALAIVASAALP; encoded by the coding sequence GTGAAGGCGCGGCACGAATCGCGGGCTACCTGCACTTCGGGGCTGGCCCAGGTCGAGGGCCACGAGGAGGAGGTGGCCCTGGCGGTCGCCGACTTGCTCGAGGCCATGGGGGAGGCGGTGGCGATCGACGACCCCGGGTCGCTCTACACCTATCCGGTGCCGATGCTGGCCGAGGACGGCGCATGCTCGATGCTTGACGAACTGGCGCCGGTGCCCTACGACCTCACGGGCATCCTGGGAGGCCGTGGCGAGCAGGCCACGCGCCGCCTGGCGCTCCTCGAGCGCCTGGTGGAGCGCGCCCAGGAGACGACGGGATCCGACTGGGTCGGCATCTACCAGCGCCGCGCGAATGCGGCGGGCGAGCCGGTCCTCGTGAAGCTGTCCTATGTCGGACGGCCGAGCCGCGCCGAGTTTCCGCTCACGCCGGAGTTCGCCGCGGGCAGCACCAACAGCTCGGTCGGGCTCACCGGGCGCGCCCTGGTGATCGACGACGTGAAGGAGCACCTGAAAGCAGGCGGCGGCTTCTACGTGTGCGACGACCAGGTCCAATCGGAGGCGTGCCTGCCGCTCCTGGACGAGGCGCGCAACGTGGTCGGCATCGTCGATGCCGAAGCGAAGCCGCGCTCGTTCTACGGCCCGGTCCGGCTGGCCACGCTCGCGGCGCTGGCCATCGTTGCTTCTGCCGCGCTCCCCTGA
- a CDS encoding VOC family protein, with the protein MILGLRTVIYPGPDLPRAKEWYEKVLERRPYFDEPFYVGFSIGGFELGLLPDGKPGVEGAQALWGVDDAQKELARLVGLGATVIDPVTDVGEGIRVAAVKDPFGNRFGIIENPKFKASEVR; encoded by the coding sequence ATGATTCTCGGACTGCGTACGGTCATCTATCCCGGCCCGGACCTTCCCCGTGCGAAGGAGTGGTACGAAAAGGTCCTCGAGCGCAGGCCCTATTTCGACGAGCCCTTCTATGTCGGCTTTTCGATTGGCGGGTTCGAGCTGGGCCTGCTTCCCGACGGGAAGCCCGGCGTTGAGGGTGCGCAGGCGTTGTGGGGCGTCGACGATGCGCAGAAGGAGCTGGCGCGCTTGGTCGGCCTCGGCGCGACGGTCATCGATCCGGTGACCGACGTTGGAGAAGGCATCCGGGTGGCGGCCGTGAAGGATCCGTTCGGCAATCGCTTCGGGATCATCGAGAACCCGAAGTTCAAGGCCTCGGAAGTTCGCTGA
- a CDS encoding NUDIX domain-containing protein — MSAEAFTFCPRCARPLSERAIADEDGGSLMRRACSDDACGYVQWGNPVPAVGALVEHEGEIILARNRAWPQGWFALVTGYLEACEDPKAAVVREVKEELGLDVVATHLIGNYIFERKNEVMLCYHAVATGTVTLGAELVEYRRHAPANLKPWPRATGFAVADWMRARDLPFEFVDFKAANPPRK; from the coding sequence ATGAGCGCCGAGGCATTCACCTTCTGTCCTCGCTGCGCCAGGCCGCTTTCCGAGCGCGCCATCGCGGACGAGGACGGCGGGAGCCTCATGCGTCGCGCGTGCTCCGACGATGCCTGCGGATACGTCCAGTGGGGGAACCCGGTGCCCGCCGTCGGAGCGTTGGTCGAGCACGAGGGCGAGATCATCCTGGCGCGCAATCGCGCGTGGCCGCAGGGGTGGTTCGCGCTCGTGACCGGCTACCTCGAGGCGTGCGAGGACCCGAAGGCAGCCGTGGTGCGGGAGGTGAAGGAGGAGCTCGGCCTCGACGTGGTCGCGACGCACCTCATCGGGAACTACATCTTCGAGCGCAAGAACGAGGTCATGCTCTGCTACCACGCGGTGGCTACCGGCACGGTGACGCTGGGCGCAGAGCTGGTCGAATACCGCCGCCACGCGCCGGCGAATTTGAAGCCGTGGCCGCGCGCCACCGGCTTCGCGGTGGCCGACTGGATGCGCGCCCGCGACCTGCCCTTCGAATTCGTCGACTTCAAGGCGGCCAACCCGCCCCGGAAATGA
- a CDS encoding glycosyltransferase, producing the protein MLPAPDFLVALPLPDAVADHAARQPLRVIMPSLARGGAERIVIEWLSAEAGRGRAIELAVIHRRRQEYSLPAGIVALRRGSESAESFVDAMGARWRAADAPVSAHLVTDALLARLWACGVRTVPVLHNTREGWRNDPSSWPAASVPFAVACADSVRAQVEQSGCLIPVVVIRHRPRVGEKAIDESERRRIREEWGIGPGTFVVGVVGAFKAQKDHSRAVEVLAALRARRNACLVILGGTLDRSGLAELDRAVSRAVSLGVADALRLPGFVDPIEPWYAAFDALLNVSRHEGLSIATQEALAAGLPVIATDVGGQGEIDHSRLQLLPVDAPATAFAQRLAGLPVRESLCAEHAPRFPRAWTLATSWRRQGRARLDTVFATANLNAGGAQRSLVNLATAIARRHRFAIAVCGESTHPAFPERLARAGVDCFRPAPTADPFDVAEGIIARTTASGARNICFWNADPAVKLLVARFAPRGMRLVDACPGAYAYEELESAATLGEVLAFGAADYYRRLDALVTKFDDLEHPWCRRVEVIPNGVALRDAAGSCPGMPRFLVSGRIAPSKRLGTILEAFCIVAARFPGARLDIVGQAEPRHREYLDSLHATARGLAVTFRGALPGLEFLDESFTAAIVLGTHQGCPNAVLEAMAAGIAVIANASGGTGELVLPGETGWLLSEACTPAELACALGEAADDAGRSHRLGLAARDRASRRHSLEAMAVRYLCLFDPVAERAPENQDTATHAFPQLRPA; encoded by the coding sequence ATGCTCCCGGCTCCCGACTTCCTTGTTGCCCTGCCGTTGCCGGATGCGGTTGCCGATCACGCGGCAAGGCAGCCGCTGCGCGTCATCATGCCGTCGCTCGCGAGGGGCGGAGCCGAGCGGATCGTGATCGAATGGCTGTCCGCGGAGGCCGGCCGCGGTCGCGCCATCGAGCTGGCTGTCATCCACCGGCGACGGCAGGAATATTCGCTGCCTGCGGGCATCGTCGCGCTTCGGCGGGGTTCCGAAAGCGCCGAGAGTTTCGTCGATGCGATGGGGGCGCGATGGCGCGCCGCGGATGCTCCTGTCTCGGCCCACCTGGTGACCGATGCGCTGCTCGCGCGCCTGTGGGCCTGTGGTGTCCGGACGGTGCCCGTGCTCCACAACACGCGCGAGGGGTGGCGCAACGATCCCTCGTCGTGGCCGGCGGCAAGCGTACCCTTCGCGGTCGCATGTGCCGATTCGGTCCGGGCGCAGGTGGAGCAGTCCGGGTGCCTCATTCCTGTCGTCGTCATCCGCCATCGCCCCCGCGTGGGGGAGAAGGCCATTGACGAGTCTGAGCGCCGCCGCATCCGCGAAGAGTGGGGCATCGGCCCGGGCACGTTCGTTGTCGGCGTGGTCGGCGCCTTCAAGGCCCAGAAAGACCACAGCCGTGCCGTTGAGGTGCTGGCGGCCTTGCGCGCAAGGAGAAATGCCTGCCTCGTCATTCTCGGCGGGACGCTCGATCGGTCCGGTCTGGCTGAACTCGATCGGGCGGTATCGCGTGCGGTTTCGCTCGGCGTGGCAGATGCGCTTCGCCTCCCGGGGTTCGTCGATCCGATCGAGCCGTGGTACGCGGCGTTCGACGCGCTGCTCAACGTGAGCCGGCACGAGGGGCTGTCGATCGCCACCCAGGAGGCGCTGGCGGCTGGCTTGCCCGTCATCGCAACGGATGTCGGTGGCCAGGGCGAAATCGATCACTCGCGTCTGCAACTCCTTCCCGTCGATGCGCCGGCGACGGCGTTTGCGCAAAGGCTTGCGGGCCTTCCGGTTCGCGAATCCCTCTGCGCCGAACACGCTCCCCGGTTTCCGCGCGCCTGGACGCTCGCGACATCCTGGCGCAGGCAGGGCCGCGCCCGTCTCGATACGGTATTCGCCACCGCCAACCTGAATGCGGGTGGCGCGCAGCGCTCGCTCGTGAATCTTGCGACTGCGATCGCGCGAAGACATCGCTTCGCCATCGCAGTGTGCGGGGAAAGCACGCACCCCGCGTTCCCCGAGCGGCTCGCCCGGGCCGGCGTCGATTGCTTCCGGCCGGCGCCGACGGCCGATCCGTTCGACGTCGCGGAAGGAATCATCGCGCGCACCACCGCGAGCGGCGCGCGAAACATATGCTTCTGGAATGCCGACCCGGCCGTGAAGCTGCTGGTGGCGCGCTTCGCCCCACGGGGAATGAGGCTTGTCGATGCCTGTCCCGGGGCGTACGCGTACGAGGAACTCGAATCCGCGGCGACGCTTGGGGAGGTGCTCGCGTTCGGGGCGGCGGACTACTACCGGCGCCTCGATGCGCTGGTCACCAAGTTCGACGATCTCGAGCATCCCTGGTGCCGGCGGGTGGAGGTGATTCCCAATGGGGTCGCGCTTCGGGACGCCGCGGGCTCCTGCCCGGGGATGCCGAGGTTCCTGGTGAGCGGGCGCATCGCCCCGAGCAAGCGCCTCGGGACGATCCTCGAGGCTTTCTGCATTGTCGCAGCGCGCTTTCCCGGCGCGCGACTCGATATCGTGGGCCAGGCGGAGCCGCGGCACCGGGAATACCTCGACTCGCTGCATGCAACGGCTCGGGGCCTTGCGGTGACCTTCCGCGGCGCGCTTCCGGGGCTGGAATTCCTCGACGAGTCCTTCACCGCGGCGATCGTGCTGGGGACGCACCAGGGTTGTCCCAACGCCGTGCTCGAGGCGATGGCCGCCGGCATCGCCGTGATCGCGAACGCGAGCGGCGGCACGGGCGAGCTGGTGCTCCCCGGCGAGACCGGATGGCTGCTCTCCGAGGCGTGCACGCCCGCGGAACTGGCCTGCGCGCTCGGCGAGGCGGCCGACGATGCAGGGCGCTCGCATCGGCTCGGCCTGGCGGCTCGGGACAGGGCTTCGCGCCGCCACTCGCTTGAAGCCATGGCGGTGCGCTATCTTTGCCTCTTCGACCCGGTTGCGGAACGCGCGCCGGAAAACCAGGACACTGCCACGCATGCTTTCCCCCAGCTTCGCCCTGCCTGA
- a CDS encoding DUF3422 domain-containing protein, giving the protein MLSPSFALPEHELRRTLNDEVHARPPVRLEGAQHVVYLAVQHRQEDRAAHRQVLARMAQEAGASIAPTGDHAVVTLAEGLRFKWEGHAEFSSYTFFAAGAGGLPPAAVLERVGWPAVAETMPGQILVAASINLVPFSGDTPPAQAFRTEADTVVGGAVAEGRGWAYTDFRVREDGFTRFLVLNREMGLGQAGRMVQRLLEIETYRMMALLAFPVARKAAPELGATEAGLAAIVERIAGAAPEDEARLLDDLTQLAARVEHLQSVSRFRFEAAEAYDALVIRRLSELREVRIPGLSTIEEFLHRRLAPAIATCRSTSRRIGNLAERVARASALLRTRVDIARELQNQQLLEAMNRRGRIQLRLQQAVEGLSVVVITYYGASLVGVLAKAAKAGGVNWNPEVVMGIAVPFIAAAVFGGVRRLRRALEGSERGSA; this is encoded by the coding sequence ATGCTTTCCCCCAGCTTCGCCCTGCCTGAGCACGAGCTTCGACGCACCCTCAACGACGAGGTGCACGCGCGGCCGCCTGTGCGGCTCGAAGGCGCACAGCACGTGGTCTACCTGGCCGTGCAGCACCGCCAGGAGGATCGCGCCGCGCACCGTCAGGTCCTTGCGCGGATGGCGCAGGAGGCCGGGGCATCGATCGCGCCGACAGGGGATCATGCGGTGGTGACTCTCGCCGAGGGCCTGCGCTTCAAGTGGGAGGGACACGCGGAATTTTCCAGCTACACGTTCTTCGCCGCGGGCGCGGGAGGCTTGCCGCCCGCCGCGGTGCTCGAGCGAGTCGGCTGGCCTGCGGTGGCCGAGACGATGCCCGGCCAGATCCTGGTGGCTGCCTCGATCAACCTCGTCCCCTTCAGCGGGGACACGCCGCCGGCGCAAGCGTTTCGCACCGAGGCCGATACCGTCGTGGGCGGCGCGGTGGCCGAGGGGCGAGGGTGGGCCTATACGGATTTCCGCGTTCGCGAGGACGGCTTCACTCGCTTCCTGGTGCTGAACCGGGAGATGGGGCTCGGGCAAGCGGGGCGGATGGTTCAGCGGCTCCTGGAGATCGAGACCTACCGCATGATGGCGCTGCTGGCCTTCCCCGTTGCGCGAAAGGCCGCGCCCGAGCTGGGCGCCACGGAAGCGGGGCTTGCGGCCATCGTCGAGCGCATTGCTGGCGCGGCACCGGAGGACGAAGCGCGGCTGCTCGACGACCTGACGCAGCTCGCTGCGCGCGTGGAGCACCTGCAGAGCGTCTCGCGCTTTCGCTTCGAGGCCGCCGAGGCGTACGACGCGCTCGTCATTCGCCGCCTTTCGGAACTTCGCGAGGTGCGCATTCCGGGCCTTTCCACGATCGAGGAATTCCTGCACCGGCGCCTCGCGCCCGCCATCGCCACCTGCCGCAGCACCTCGCGCCGCATCGGCAATCTCGCCGAGAGGGTGGCTCGTGCCAGTGCCCTGCTGCGCACGCGGGTGGACATAGCCCGGGAGCTTCAGAACCAGCAGCTGCTCGAGGCGATGAATCGCCGCGGCCGTATCCAGTTGCGGCTGCAGCAGGCGGTGGAGGGCCTTTCGGTCGTGGTCATCACCTATTACGGGGCCTCGCTGGTGGGCGTGCTCGCGAAGGCCGCGAAGGCCGGCGGCGTCAACTGGAATCCCGAGGTGGTGATGGGCATCGCCGTGCCCTTCATCGCGGCTGCGGTCTTCGGCGGCGTTCGCCGCCTGCGCCGGGCGCTCGAAGGCAGCGAGCGGGGAAGCGCATGA